One Brassica napus cultivar Da-Ae unplaced genomic scaffold, Da-Ae ScsIHWf_959;HRSCAF=1355, whole genome shotgun sequence genomic window carries:
- the LOC125606732 gene encoding cell division cycle 20.2, cofactor of APC complex-like, producing MNTCRIVLQRRFLPVSNSKKEKFDRFIPNRAAMDFDYAHLALMEEREEEEEVSSSRKAYRKQLAETMGLNRTRILAFTNKPPSSTSLHHQHQHQHEPPRRIPQRPERTLDAPGLVDDFYLNVLDWSSANVLAVALANSVCLWDASTGSVTTLVTYGEDQGPVTSLNWAHDGINLGVGLNNGQVHIWDCVTKTLLRTLQGFHHTRVGSLAWNTHILTTGGMDGRIFNNDVRFMSYPVSTYKGHTQEVCGLKWSASGQQLASGGNDRLVHIWDRSTSTQWLHRLRGHTSAVKALAWCPFQSDLLASGGGAEDRKIKFWNTRTGACLNSLDTASQVSSLLWSNNQRELLCSHGSQLTLWKYPSMVKMAELSGHTSRVLSMTQSPDGCTVVSAAGDENLCFWNVFGLPHTTAKKTVPKAAHEPFSHVARIR from the coding sequence TTGGCTCTTatggaagaaagagaagaagaagaagaggtcaGTTCATCCAGAAAAGCTTATAGAAAGCAATTGGCTGAGACTATGGGTCTTAACCGAACTCGAATCCTCGCATTCACCAACAAACCACCTTCTTCTACTTCTCTTCACCATCAGCATCAGCATCAGCATGAGCCTCCTCGACGCATTCCTCAGCGTCCCGAGAGAACTTTGGATGCTCCTGGCCTTGTGGATGACTTCTATCTCAACGTTCTCGACTGGAGCAGTGCTAATGTCCTAGCCGTTGCCTTGGCCAACTCTGTTTGTCTCTGGGATGCTTCCACTGGCTCCGTGACTACGCTTGTCACGTATGGTGAAGACCAAGGACCTGTCACAAGTCTAAACTGGGCGCATGATGGTATCAACCTTGGAGTTGGGCTCAACAATGGTCAAGTTCACATTTGGGACTGTGTAACCAAGACTCTACTGAGAACATTGCAAGGCTTCCACCACACACGAGTTGGGTCCTTGGCCTGGAACACTCATATATTGACAACCGGAGGAATGGACGGACGTATCTTCAACAACGATGTGCGGTTCATGTCATACCCTGTGTCTACTTACAAGGGTCACACTCAAGAGGTCTGTGGGCTCAAGTGGTCAGCATCTGGTCAGCAACTAGCTAGCGGCGGAAACGACCGTCTAGTACATATATGGGATCGTTCTACTAGTACGCAGTGGCTGCACAGGCTCAGGGGGCATACATCTGCAGTTAAGGCTCTCGCTTGGTGTCCTTTCCAAAGCGATTTGCTTGCATctggcggtggtgcagaagataGGAAGATCAAGTTCTGGAACACTCGCACAGGGGCTTGCTTGAATTCGCTTGACACTGCTTCCCAAGTCTCTTCTCTCTTGTGGAGCAACAATCAAAGAGAGCTGCTTTGCTCACATGGGTCTCAGCTCACACTGTGGAAGTACCCGTCGATGGTGAAAATGGCTGAGCTCTCTGGTCATACGTCAAGAGTTCTATCTATGACCCAGAGTCCAGATGGTTGTACTGTAGTTTCAGCTGCAGGAGACGAGAATCTGTGCTTTTGGAATGTTTTTGGACTACCTCACACCACCGCCAAAAAAACTGTTCCAAAAGCAGCTCATGAGCCGTTTTCTCATGTCGCTCGTATTCGTTGA
- the LOC125606734 gene encoding pathogenesis-related thaumatin-like protein 3.5, whose product MHLRFNLSPRILLLFLTLLSGTKWSESARVFTIVNSCDQTIWPAITPGENFNGGGFELKPGQSIVFNAPVGWSGRIWGRTGCNFDKTGTGTCETGSCGSTLKCSASGKPPASLAEFTLAALDFYDVSLVDGFNLPMSVTPMNGKGNCSVAGCVADLRSKCPPELAVKSKGKVVSCRSACDVFDRDEYCCRGVYGNPVTCRPTNYSKMFKEACPTAYSYAYDDPTSIFTCSGTDYVISFCSSKFVS is encoded by the exons ATGCATCTTCGTTTCAACTTGTCACCGAGGATCTTGTTACTATTTCTAACACTTTTATCAG GGACAAAATGGTCGGAGTCAGCTCGAGTATTCACAATCGTAAACTCATGTGACCAAACAATCTGGCCAGCGATAACACCCGGAGAAAACTTCAACGGCGGAGGATTCGAGCTCAAACCGGGCCAATCCATAGTCTTCAACGCGCCAGTAGGCTGGTCAGGTCGAATATGGGGACGAACCGGCTGCAATTTCGACAAAACCGGAACCGGAACATGCGAAACCGGTTCATGCGGCTCGACCCTAAAATGCTCAGCCTCCGGAAAACCACCAGCTTCACTCGCCGAGTTCACGTTAGCCGCATTGGATTTCTACGACGTGAGTCTCGTCGACGGGTTTAATCTTCCGATGTCCGTGACTCCGATGAACGGAAAGGGAAACTGTAGTGTCGCCGGCTGTGTGGCTGACCTGAGATCAAAGTGTCCGCCGGAGCTTGCCGTGAAATCTAAGGGGAAAGTGGTTTCGTGTAGGAGTGCTTGTGATGTGTTCGATAGAGATGAGTATTGTTGTAGAGGAGTTTATGGGAATCCTGTTACGTGTCGACCAACAAATTACTCGAAAATGTTCAAGGAAGCTTGTCCTACTGCTTATAGCTATGCTTATGATGATCCGACCAGTATCTTCACTTGTTCCGGCACTGATTACGTCATCTCTTTCTGTTCCTCCAAGTTTGTGTcttaa